From the genome of Paracidovorax avenae:
TGGAGTCAGTCTCCCTCACCAGCCTGGACCAGACCGACAAGCAGTTTTTCAACCCCAACAACGCCTTCGATGCCGAGGGCCTGACGCGGCTGACCGAGCAGACGGAAGCGCGTCGCAAGCAGCGCAACGATGTCGAGCAGGACACGGAAGTGCTGGTCCGTGCAAAGAACCTGGACGCCACTCGCCAGAAGCTCACCATCGAGAAGGACCAGGAGTTCGCATCGCTCTACCAGAAGCGCGAGATCGAGAATACGCGCGCCGAGCAATCCGCCCTGATCGCCACACAGCAGGCCGAGCGCAACCGGGAAGCGGAGGCCGCACAGATCGAGGCAGCGCGTCAGGTGAGCCAGAAGCGCATCGAAGCCGACCGCGAAATCAAGTCCGCCGAGATCGAGAAAAACCTCGTGATCCAGACCCGCGAAATCGAACTGGAACGCCATACGGAAACCAAGCGTGCCGAGCAGCGCAAGCAGGTGGAGATCGCCCGGCAGGAAACACAGATCGCGATCGCCAACAAGTCGCGGGAGCAGTCCGATGCCGATGCCGCCGCCAACCTGGCACGCTCGGAGGCAGTGAAGGCCGAAGAAGCCGTGAACACGGCGCGGCTCGTGGCCGTGGCGGAACGGGAGAAGAACATCCAGTTGATCGAGGCGTCGAAGGAGGCGGAACAAAACGCCATCTCCGTGCGCGTGTCTGCGTCCGCGGAGAAGGAAGCCGCCATGGACCGCGCAGAGGCCATCACCATCGAGGCCCGCGCGCGGCAGGCCGCCGCCCTGGCGGAAGCCGAGGGAAAGCGCGCCATCAACGAAGCTCTGAATACTCTCTCCGCCGCGCAGATCGACCTGCAGGTCCGCACGCAACTGCTCCAGCAATTGCCCCACATCCTCGAGCAGGCCGTGCGTCCGATGGAGAAGATCGACTCCATCCGGATCTTCCAGGTCAACGGCATGCCGGGCGGAGCCCCTGCCGGCGCGCCGCAAGACGGCTCCCCGGCAGCTGGCGCCGCCACCTTTCCAGAGCAGGTGATGAACTCGGCGCTGCAGTACCAATTGGCCAAGCCCATCGTGGATGCAGTGATGAAGGATGCAGGCCTGCCCAACACGGGCATCACGGGCATGGCACATCACCTCGCAGGCATGCTGCAGCCCTCGGCAGACACTGCCGCAGCCGTCCGGACCGGCGCTTGAACGGGTTCGGTCTCAGGTGGCCGGATCGCCGGCAGGGGGCTCATTCAATGCCGCCAGCCGCTCCGGCGTCCCCACGTCGGTCCACCGCCCGGTATACAGCGACGCCGTGACGCGCCCCTGTGCCATCGCCCGGCGCAGCAGCGGTGCGAGCGGTGCGGCGACGCCGCCGGGATTGCCCGCGGGGATGTCGCACCAGGGCTCGGCGAACAGTTCCGCCCGCAGCAGCGCGAGCGTGCTGTAGGTGTAGCGCGGGCCAGGATCGTGCACCGGCAGGTCCAGCGCGCGGCCATCGGGAGAAAGGCCGAAATCGCCGCGCGGATGGTGCGGTGGATTGGGCACGAGCCACAGGTGGGCCAGCGCATCGCCGGCCGTGAAGGCCGCCGCATCCTCTGCCGCGAACCGGAAATCGGGTGCGAACACGTCGCCCGCCGCCAGCCAGAAGACCTCCCCGAGCTGCGGCAGGGCCCGTGCGATGCCGCCGGCCGTCTCGAGCGCGCCGCCGAAGTCGCGGCCCTCGTGCGAATAGGCGATCGCCACGGCCGCGGCGCCCCCGGAGCCGTCCACCGCAGCGAACCGGTCCCCGAACCGCTCGCCGATCTGCTCCCCGAGCCAGGCCGTGTTGACCACGGCCGAGCGCACGCCGGCCGCGGCCAGGGCCTCCAGGTGCCACTGCAGCAGCGGGCGTCCACGCACGGAGAGCAGCGGCTTCGGGGTGGCGTCGGTCAGCGGGCGCATGCGCTCGCCCCGGCCCGCGGCCAGCAGCATGGCGGGGGGCTGCGCAGCCATGGAGGAGAGGGAAGGGGCCGGAGATGGGGTCGATGGGGTCGTCATGCGAAAAAAGGGATCGTCAGGCAGGCGTGCCCTGGCCGCCATCGCCGGCCGCCGCAGGCTCTCCGCGGTGCAGCGCGTGCCGTTGCACGGAGACAGGCTCGAAGAGCGCCAGCAGCGCATCCATCAGGGCACGCGCCCGCGCGGAATGGTCGCCGCCGAAGTTGCACACGTACACGTCGAGCGTGACCGCCTGGCGTTCCGGCCAGGTATGCAGGCACAGGTGCGACTCCGCCAGCAGCACCGTGGCGGTGACGCCGCCCGGCCCGTGCCGCGTGGCGGGAAAGGCATGGAACAGCCGGCCCACGGCCTGCAGCCCGGCGGCGCGCACCGCATCCAGGCAGGCTTCCCCCAGCGCATCGGCATCGAGCAGCCAGCGCGGCGCGCAGCGGCAGCCATGGAGATCGGCGGTGAGGTGCAGGCCTTGCATGGCCCGCACTGTAGTGCAGGGCTCGGACTTCCCGTGGGCAAAGCCGGGGGTGGCCCGGTAAAATGCGCGGTTTTCCCCTCCCCAGCCCCTTCCGGAGCCGCCCCTGATGGCCAATTCTCAACAGATGGCGAATGCGATCCGCGCACTCGCAATGGATGCAGTTCAACAGGCCAATTCCGGCCATCCCGGCGCCCCGATGGGCATGGCCGACATGGCCGTCGCGCTGTGGTCCCGCCACCTGCGGCACAACCCCGCCAATCCGCAGTGGGCCGACCGCGACCGCTTCGTGCTCTCCAACGGCCACGGCTCCATGCTGCTGTACGCGCTGCTGCACCTCACGGGCTACGACCTGCCGATCGAAGAGCTGAAGAACTTCCGCCAGCTGCACAGCAAGACGGCCGGCCACCCCGAATACGGCATCACCCCCGGCGTGGAAACCACCACCGGCCCGCTGGGCCAGGGCATCACCAACGCCGTGGGCTTCGCGCTGGCCGAGAAGCTGCTGGCCCGCGAATTCAACCGCAAGAACGGAGACGTGGACCACACCATCGTGGACCACCACACCTACGTGTTCCTCGGCGACGGCTGCCTCATGGAAGGCATCAGCCAGGAAGCGATCTCGCTGGCCGGCGCCTGGAAGCTGGGCAAGCTGATCGCGCTCTACGACGACAACGGCATCTCGATCGACGGCCAGGTCGCGCCCTGGTTCGTGGACGACACGCCGGGCCGCTTCCGCGCGAGCGGCTGGAACGTGATCGGCCCGGTGGACGGCCATGACGTGGAGGCCGTGGCCGCCGCGGTGCAGAGCGCCAAGACCAGCACCGACAAGCCCACGCTGATCGTCTGCAAGACCGCCATCGGCAAGGGCTCGCCCAACCGCGCCGGCACCTCCAAGGCCCACGGCGAACCGCTGGGGGCCGACGAGATCACCCTGACGCGCAACGCCATCGGCTGGAGCCACGTGCCCTTCGAGATCCCGGCCGAGGTCTATGCCGACTGGAACGCCAAGGAAGCCGGCGCACAGGCGGAGTCCGACTGGCAGCAGCGCTTCGACGCCTACGCCGCGGCCTACCCCGAGCTGGC
Proteins encoded in this window:
- a CDS encoding flotillin family protein, with protein sequence MNNMIEMGIISAVALAALLAVGFIFARLYKRSTKETAFVRTGLGGQKVIMDGGAIVLPVFHERVLVNMNTLKLEVVRRERESLITKDRMRVDVTAAFFVRVKQTEEAVSIAAQTLGARTMSPDELKALVEDKFVDSLRATAATMTIQELQDKRRDFVQAVQNAVAEDLEKNGLELESVSLTSLDQTDKQFFNPNNAFDAEGLTRLTEQTEARRKQRNDVEQDTEVLVRAKNLDATRQKLTIEKDQEFASLYQKREIENTRAEQSALIATQQAERNREAEAAQIEAARQVSQKRIEADREIKSAEIEKNLVIQTREIELERHTETKRAEQRKQVEIARQETQIAIANKSREQSDADAAANLARSEAVKAEEAVNTARLVAVAEREKNIQLIEASKEAEQNAISVRVSASAEKEAAMDRAEAITIEARARQAAALAEAEGKRAINEALNTLSAAQIDLQVRTQLLQQLPHILEQAVRPMEKIDSIRIFQVNGMPGGAPAGAPQDGSPAAGAATFPEQVMNSALQYQLAKPIVDAVMKDAGLPNTGITGMAHHLAGMLQPSADTAAAVRTGA
- a CDS encoding nucleotidyltransferase family protein, whose amino-acid sequence is MTTPSTPSPAPSLSSMAAQPPAMLLAAGRGERMRPLTDATPKPLLSVRGRPLLQWHLEALAAAGVRSAVVNTAWLGEQIGERFGDRFAAVDGSGGAAAVAIAYSHEGRDFGGALETAGGIARALPQLGEVFWLAAGDVFAPDFRFAAEDAAAFTAGDALAHLWLVPNPPHHPRGDFGLSPDGRALDLPVHDPGPRYTYSTLALLRAELFAEPWCDIPAGNPGGVAAPLAPLLRRAMAQGRVTASLYTGRWTDVGTPERLAALNEPPAGDPAT
- a CDS encoding S-adenosylmethionine decarboxylase family protein, with translation MQGLHLTADLHGCRCAPRWLLDADALGEACLDAVRAAGLQAVGRLFHAFPATRHGPGGVTATVLLAESHLCLHTWPERQAVTLDVYVCNFGGDHSARARALMDALLALFEPVSVQRHALHRGEPAAAGDGGQGTPA